A genomic window from Emys orbicularis isolate rEmyOrb1 chromosome 8, rEmyOrb1.hap1, whole genome shotgun sequence includes:
- the RGS16 gene encoding regulator of G-protein signaling 16 → MCRGLAALSTCLERAKQLKTRLGILLHKPELGHEAESFSTSEQGTKLRNSSEEALEWKKSFDHLLKSKNGVATFHAFLKTEFSEENLEFWLACEEFKKSRSKTKLSSKAHRIFKEFVQNEAPKEVNIDHETREITRKNLTAATSSCFDAAQTKTRTLMEKDSYPRFLKSTSYQDLTEQITSHSTSKRLHT, encoded by the exons ATGTGCCGGGGTTTAGCTGCACTTTCCACCTGCTTGGAAAG AGCCAAACAACTCAAGACTCGTTTAGGGATCCTGCTTCATAAACCAGAGTTGGGACATGAGGCTGAGAGTTTCAGCACGTCTGAGCAGGGCACCAAACTGAG AAACTCCTCAGAGGAAGCACTAGAATGGAAGAAGTCCTTTGATCACCTGCTGAAGAGTAAAA ATGGGGTGGCTACATTCCATGCCTTCCTGAAGACAGAGTTCAGTGAGGAGAACCTTGAGTTTTGGTTGGCTTGTGAGGAGTTCAAAAAGTCCCGGTCAAAAACTAAACTGTCATCCAAGGCCCACAGGATCTTTAAGGAgtttgttcaaaatgaagcacCTAAAGAG GTGAATATTGACCATGAAACCAGAGAAATAACCCGGAAGAACCTGACAGCTGCTACTTCTTCTTGTTTCGATGCTGCACAGACAAAAACCCGCACTTTGATGGAGAAGGATTCCTATCCCAGGTTCCTGAAATCTACCTCCTACCAGGACTTGACAGAGCAAATCACCAGCCATAGCACCAGCAAGCGGTTGCATACCTGA